Sequence from the Corallococcus sp. EGB genome:
GCACTTGGGACGCGCCATCAGGCGGTCCACGTAGGCCTCCAGCCTGGGCCGGCCCGTCGCACCGCCCAGCATGCGCTGGTAGATGAACATGGAGCCGATCATCACGTCCGCGGCGGTGAACCAGTCGCCGAAGAGATACGGCCCGTCCCCCAGCTCGCGCTCCACGGCATCCAGCGCCTGCGGGTACTCCACCCACCCGCGCTGCGGCAGCAGGGGAAGCTTCGCCATGTGGTCGCCCATGGACGGCTCCAGCTGCGACGTCGAGTACACCATCAGCGACAGGTACCGGCCGCGCTCCGGCGCATCAATCCCGGGCGCCAGCTTCGCCTGCGGATACCTGTCCGCGATGTAGAGACAGAGGGCCGTGTTCTCGAACACGCGCGCAGCTCCGTCCACCAGCGCGGGCAGCTTGCCGGCCGGGTTCACCTTGAGGAACTCCGGCGACTTCTGCTCCCGCTTCTCCAGGTCGATGGGCACGATTTCATACTCGACCCCCGCCTCGTCGAGCATCCACTTGCCAATGACCGCCCGGCTGCGCGGATTGAAATAGAGCTTCATGCAGGCACCTCTCGTCAGCACCACGTGGGACCGCCCCCCGGACACGACGCCCGGGGCGCGGGCCGCATTCGCTCACATCCGGCGCGTCAGGGCACGGCCTTCGTCGCGGGCTGCCCTGAAGTCTCCCCCAGCTTCTGGAGCACGGCCGCCGCGTTGGTGTTCTTCGGGTCCAGCTCCACGGCCTTGCGGTAGTTCACGCGCGCCTGATCCCTGTCACCGACGGCGAGGTACGCCTCGCCCAGGCTGTCGTAGACGTTGCCCACCTTCGGGAACATCTCCACGTTGAGCTTGAAGATTTCGACGGCGTCCGCCGCGCGTCCCTTCCGCAGCAGGTCGTAGCCCAGGCTGTTGAGCTCGCTGTCGGAGAAGTCATACGCATCCGGCTTCGTGGCCTTCAGCTCGCGGTAGTGCGCGACGGTCTTCGCGATGGGCTCCTGGGAAAGCCGCATGCTCAGCAGCTCCCGGATGCCCTGCCGGGGCGCCTTGGGCGCAATACCATGGAGCACGCCGAGGAGGCCCGCGGACAGCTCCCTGAGCTTGTCGCCGCGCGACGTGTTGTCCAGGAGGATGACCACCTCCCGGCCCTCCGGCACGCGGTAGATGCGCGAGCTGAACCCGTTGATGCCGCCGCTGTGACCGATGGTGGCGAGCACCGTCTTGCCGTCGTTCAGCGGCAGCGGGTCCATGGACAGGCCGAGGCCGTAGTTCTCCAGGCCGGGCGTGAACATCTTCTGCTTCAGGGCCTCCGGCAGCAGCTTGTTCTCATAGAGCGCGCGGTCCCAGCGGTAGAGGTCCTCCACCGTGGAGTACAGCGACCCGGCGGCGTACGGCAGGGACATGTCCAGGTAGGCGGCGTTCGCGTAGCCGCCCGGCGTGAGCTCGTAGCCGCTGGCGCGCTTGGGCAGCACCGTGGCGGCGACGTCGTAGCCAGAGTCCTTCATGCCCAGCGGCGTGAAGATGCGCTCCTGCACCGCCTGCGCGTAGGTCTTGCCGGTGACGCGCTCGATGATGGCGCCCAGCAGGTAGTAGCCGGAGTTGCTGTAGGCGAACTTCGAGCCGGGTTCGAACTCCAGGTCCCCGCTGGCGAACTGCTTCACGAAGTCCGCGACGGCGTAGGGGTTGCGCGACACCTTGGGGAAGAAGTCCGGCGCGCTCGTGTAGTTGGGGATGCCGGACGTGTGGTTGAGCAGGTGGGTGATGGTGATGCGCGAGCCCGTGTCCTTGCGGTAGTCCGGCAGGGCCGACACCAGCGTGTCGTCGAGCTTGAGCTTCCCCTCCGCGACCAGCTGGAGGATGACCATGGCGGTGAACTGCTTGGTCATGGACGCGATGCGGAACTTCGTGTCCGGCGTGTTGGGCACGTTCCACTCGAAGTTGGCCTGGCCGTAGGCCTTCTTCAGGACGATGCCCTTCTCATTGGCCACGAGCGCCGCGCCGTTGAACTGGCGCAGCTGGTGGTACTGCGTCAGCAACTTGTCCAGCTCCTGCTGCCGCGTCGCGGCGCCCGCGGCGACAGGGACGCACAGCAGGGCCACGGCCAGCACGCCCAGGAGGCGCGACGGGTTCCAGGTCATCCGGTTTCTCCCACGCATGAGACTCCAGACGGCTCAGGCGCGGGGCGATTGCGTCACGGACACTTTCGGAGGCAGGGAGGGCACGAAGAAGAACGCGGGCAGGGCCAGCAGCCCCGCGGCGAGGCAGGACACCTCGCCCAGGGTCGCCAACAGGCCGAAGCCCGCCAGGGCCTGGTTGTCGGAGAAGAGGAGCGACGCGTAGCCGATGATGGTCGTGGAGGAGCACAGCG
This genomic interval carries:
- a CDS encoding serine hydrolase, which translates into the protein MTWNPSRLLGVLAVALLCVPVAAGAATRQQELDKLLTQYHQLRQFNGAALVANEKGIVLKKAYGQANFEWNVPNTPDTKFRIASMTKQFTAMVILQLVAEGKLKLDDTLVSALPDYRKDTGSRITITHLLNHTSGIPNYTSAPDFFPKVSRNPYAVADFVKQFASGDLEFEPGSKFAYSNSGYYLLGAIIERVTGKTYAQAVQERIFTPLGMKDSGYDVAATVLPKRASGYELTPGGYANAAYLDMSLPYAAGSLYSTVEDLYRWDRALYENKLLPEALKQKMFTPGLENYGLGLSMDPLPLNDGKTVLATIGHSGGINGFSSRIYRVPEGREVVILLDNTSRGDKLRELSAGLLGVLHGIAPKAPRQGIRELLSMRLSQEPIAKTVAHYRELKATKPDAYDFSDSELNSLGYDLLRKGRAADAVEIFKLNVEMFPKVGNVYDSLGEAYLAVGDRDQARVNYRKAVELDPKNTNAAAVLQKLGETSGQPATKAVP
- a CDS encoding glutathione S-transferase family protein, with product MKLYFNPRSRAVIGKWMLDEAGVEYEIVPIDLEKREQKSPEFLKVNPAGKLPALVDGAARVFENTALCLYIADRYPQAKLAPGIDAPERGRYLSLMVYSTSQLEPSMGDHMAKLPLLPQRGWVEYPQALDAVERELGDGPYLFGDWFTAADVMIGSMFIYQRMLGGATGRPRLEAYVDRLMARPKCMKLR